A window of the Pelagicoccus enzymogenes genome harbors these coding sequences:
- a CDS encoding AAA family ATPase: MPDPRIAAIRESLTTHIHGKPAAIDSVITCLIAGGHILIEDVPGVGKTTLAYALSKALHSDFNRIQFTSDLIPSDIIGVSIYQKPESRFVFHPGPIFANVVLADEINRSSPKSQSALLEAMERGLVTVDGESHPIERPFIVIATQNPVDFESTFPLPNAQLDRFLMRISMGYPDAQSEKEMLKAGALHYDDIDIAPVVEKQDIADLQALAREIFIEDSTYDYIHDIVTKTRDHHAVEVGVSPRGALAFKTAVQAAALVDGRDFVTPEDIRRLAKPCLAHRLRLHERHGFDLDWNAAADLIGDILTELPQPHQKD, encoded by the coding sequence ATGCCTGACCCACGCATCGCCGCGATCCGCGAATCCCTCACCACCCACATCCACGGCAAGCCTGCCGCCATCGACTCCGTCATCACCTGCCTCATTGCCGGCGGACACATCCTCATCGAAGACGTTCCGGGAGTGGGAAAAACCACCCTTGCCTACGCCCTCTCGAAAGCGCTGCACAGCGACTTCAACCGCATCCAATTCACTTCCGACCTCATCCCCTCCGACATCATCGGCGTCTCCATCTACCAGAAACCGGAGTCCCGCTTCGTTTTCCATCCCGGCCCCATCTTCGCAAACGTCGTGCTGGCCGACGAAATAAACCGCTCCTCCCCAAAGTCCCAATCCGCCCTGCTCGAGGCCATGGAACGCGGTCTCGTTACCGTCGACGGAGAGTCGCACCCCATCGAGCGCCCCTTCATCGTCATCGCCACTCAAAATCCCGTCGACTTCGAAAGCACTTTCCCTCTGCCCAACGCCCAGCTCGACCGCTTCCTCATGCGCATTTCCATGGGCTACCCTGACGCCCAGTCGGAAAAGGAAATGCTGAAAGCGGGAGCCCTGCACTACGACGACATCGACATCGCCCCTGTAGTTGAAAAACAAGACATAGCAGACCTCCAAGCCCTCGCCCGCGAAATCTTCATCGAAGATTCCACCTACGACTACATCCACGACATCGTCACCAAAACCCGCGATCACCACGCCGTGGAAGTCGGCGTCAGCCCGCGGGGAGCCCTTGCCTTTAAGACTGCCGTGCAAGCAGCCGCTCTGGTCGACGGTCGCGACTTCGTTACTCCCGAAGACATTCGCCGCCTCGCCAAGCCTTGCCTCGCCCACCGCCTCCGCCTCCACGAGCGACATGGCTTCGACCTCGACTGGAACGCCGCCGCCGACCTCATCGGCGACATCTTGACCGAACTCCCCCAACCCCACCAGAAGGACTGA
- a CDS encoding DUF58 domain-containing protein, with amino-acid sequence MKPKREKAPSISVSSEESGRVVLRLGLISLVIYLVLQVDFLAIVACGLLGVYWSSSMLARSSLAGLRIAISTKQLRARCGEPVDARVHLKNENSVLPIFYPTFSIREESTRRIQAFQFHGIVFPGKGAQLSVDPILNTRGLWHLEADSPRIQFPFALHLAQSKATSKSPEIVVWPRPETLDVDSLLNEPPRFRFETSGEQSILSENIEAARIRDYQAGDPKSRINWKLSAKLDKLTIIEPRDERQERYELHLETSKELWPSELAFERMLRLVTTLVSELSRRKLVQGITIDALHYPLANNRDLIRFYDALAVATPSSKSPEAPLPPRRHHLWILPAPNSEILLASQSAPTFEREVVR; translated from the coding sequence ATGAAACCCAAGCGAGAGAAAGCGCCCAGCATCTCCGTTTCCTCGGAGGAATCCGGACGGGTCGTGCTGCGGCTTGGCTTAATCTCCCTCGTCATCTACCTGGTCCTTCAAGTCGACTTTCTTGCCATCGTCGCCTGCGGCCTGCTGGGCGTATACTGGTCGTCCTCCATGCTCGCTCGTTCAAGCCTTGCCGGCCTCCGGATCGCCATATCCACCAAACAACTACGCGCTCGCTGCGGAGAACCAGTCGATGCCCGCGTCCACCTAAAGAACGAGAATAGCGTCCTCCCCATCTTCTACCCCACCTTCTCCATCCGCGAGGAATCGACCCGGCGGATCCAAGCCTTCCAATTCCACGGAATCGTGTTCCCCGGAAAGGGAGCGCAGCTGAGCGTCGACCCCATCCTCAATACCCGCGGACTCTGGCATTTGGAAGCCGACTCGCCACGCATCCAATTCCCTTTCGCCCTTCATCTCGCCCAGTCTAAGGCCACTTCGAAATCCCCTGAGATCGTGGTCTGGCCGCGCCCCGAAACCTTGGATGTCGACTCCCTGCTCAACGAGCCACCTCGCTTCCGCTTCGAGACCTCCGGAGAGCAGTCCATCCTGTCCGAGAATATTGAAGCAGCCCGGATCCGCGACTACCAAGCCGGCGATCCCAAATCCCGCATCAACTGGAAGCTCTCCGCGAAATTGGACAAGCTCACCATTATCGAACCACGCGACGAACGCCAAGAACGCTACGAGCTCCACCTCGAAACCTCCAAGGAGCTTTGGCCAAGCGAACTTGCCTTCGAGCGCATGCTTCGACTGGTCACAACCCTCGTATCCGAACTTTCACGACGTAAGCTAGTTCAAGGCATCACCATCGATGCCCTCCACTACCCGCTTGCTAACAACCGGGACCTCATCCGTTTCTACGATGCCCTCGCCGTTGCGACACCCAGCTCAAAATCGCCCGAAGCGCCCTTACCTCCCCGTCGCCACCACCTCTGGATCCTTCCCGCTCCCAACTCCGAAATCCTGCTCGCGTCCCAATCCGCCCCCACTTTCGAAAGGGAGGTGGTTAGATGA
- a CDS encoding transglutaminase domain-containing protein — protein sequence MTLKPPQATRPARITLSYWLALSSGLIAFAIVSQNPLLTLAIGGGSLALKCFPRSASKFVRYGSQFVFTLLVYTAALLPLWPEPYSDYYYSPLVLIFCVSLIAALNRFSYGGSRGVTSIAAIAFLLFIRNILLFFHFEAPLAELGYSLAFVALMEVALSPRFKDSEDHPHPELVFGLLLALVASFHFTSLPLGLVLAGLPIIAFLVRNHELAKIANEHTRPAHSLSPSAPSPAFALNRFALAGLPLLIAFLLYITALQAPFWGDFLPDNAPYFTKSVAQKANSISQASNLEDEIVTDTTNRVVNPQLIREKAKQIAQNWQGEPQQKPPPSGRENEGNNKRFSQNLRDDAAKPQPYDEDNFEYRLGPFARDRARPPSQTYDASEQGGGGLRFPQLSESRPQPSGQRRLDTGTPPTPDGLKPGVPGGLDTDISNFTGGPETGLASNSPSDESLSQLQRSATEPLAPEADSPTEDFDRFLDSFEQPEKAITQALNLEGSDVSALLSEEALAIVKLDSPRAAPRRLYLRSNVLDTVDRYGMGAIRGSEGRVELPADEDRILTLRSFRQSKSEGSSLTITSNQSRSPTLPLPESFGRIQVFGADTLNVYPEERVALAPRSEEPISYRVYEADLEVTDRERKGSSPSEAYRQRMLEVPLDSDDRAYLEKLAKRVGGSRSPTRQFAYRFANYFSHRHPYSYFVDIPPGPGHSVVRWLENESPGLCSNYAAAFVLLARSRGIPARVVGGFASDEFDSAEKRYIMRQRNAHAWVEFLDESDKWIRFDPTPGISETEIRRAEQYVTAGNPLSLMRLLAKEEQASSDKEDTDDRSSSPDSEPAQETEPPLELAKTESAEPVPTTPAESTPPQAKATSTPESGPGPENAAVTQTASPTPKPSQASPSKPETKPSTPPSPPAQQPTTNSENPNSTSRTANEDANPPWLLLLAVLALVIPTIAYLMRFKKPAPASPELQLRQQAGRLLAQLDSLLQQHELTDDPIWIETRQNLSEQRYGRDTNPILVEDLAVKVALLSKRKPN from the coding sequence ATGACCCTCAAGCCCCCCCAAGCGACTCGCCCCGCTCGCATCACCTTGAGCTACTGGCTGGCCCTCAGCAGCGGACTAATCGCATTCGCCATCGTTTCGCAGAACCCGCTACTCACCCTCGCAATCGGTGGCGGCAGCCTCGCATTGAAATGTTTTCCTCGCTCCGCCTCCAAGTTCGTTCGATACGGATCGCAATTCGTCTTCACCCTGCTGGTCTACACGGCGGCCCTACTTCCCCTTTGGCCTGAACCGTATTCGGATTACTACTACAGCCCCCTTGTCCTTATCTTTTGCGTTTCCCTGATCGCCGCCCTCAATCGCTTCAGCTACGGCGGAAGCCGCGGCGTAACAAGCATCGCCGCCATCGCCTTCCTCCTGTTCATCAGAAACATCTTGCTCTTCTTCCACTTCGAGGCGCCGCTTGCCGAGCTCGGCTACAGCCTCGCTTTCGTCGCCCTCATGGAAGTCGCGCTTTCGCCGCGCTTCAAGGACAGCGAGGACCATCCCCACCCGGAACTCGTGTTCGGGCTCCTCCTCGCCCTCGTTGCCAGCTTCCACTTCACCTCTCTTCCGCTCGGCCTCGTGCTGGCCGGTCTTCCCATCATCGCCTTTCTCGTCCGCAATCACGAGCTGGCAAAAATCGCCAACGAACACACTCGGCCCGCACACTCCCTTTCTCCCAGCGCGCCCTCGCCAGCATTCGCCCTCAATCGCTTCGCCCTCGCTGGCCTGCCGCTACTCATCGCCTTCCTCCTCTACATTACGGCCCTACAGGCTCCGTTCTGGGGAGACTTCCTCCCGGATAACGCTCCCTACTTCACAAAGTCGGTCGCCCAAAAAGCGAACTCCATCTCGCAAGCCTCCAACCTTGAGGACGAGATCGTGACCGACACAACCAACCGCGTCGTCAACCCGCAACTCATTCGGGAAAAGGCCAAGCAAATCGCCCAAAACTGGCAAGGCGAACCGCAACAAAAACCGCCTCCCAGCGGACGCGAAAACGAAGGAAACAACAAGCGCTTCTCCCAAAACCTGAGAGACGATGCGGCAAAGCCCCAGCCCTACGACGAGGACAACTTCGAGTATCGACTCGGCCCCTTCGCCCGTGACCGAGCCCGCCCCCCTTCCCAGACCTACGACGCTTCGGAACAAGGCGGTGGCGGCCTTCGGTTTCCACAGCTTTCCGAATCTCGCCCTCAGCCCTCGGGACAAAGAAGACTCGACACCGGAACTCCACCCACGCCGGATGGACTCAAGCCCGGCGTGCCCGGAGGCTTGGATACCGACATCAGCAACTTCACCGGCGGCCCTGAAACAGGGCTCGCTTCCAACTCCCCCTCCGACGAAAGCCTGAGCCAGCTGCAACGCTCGGCCACCGAGCCGCTCGCTCCCGAAGCAGATTCGCCCACCGAAGATTTCGACAGGTTCCTCGACTCCTTCGAGCAACCCGAGAAAGCGATCACCCAAGCGCTCAACCTCGAAGGCAGCGACGTCTCCGCCCTTCTCAGCGAGGAAGCCCTTGCCATCGTCAAACTCGACTCGCCCCGAGCCGCCCCTCGCCGACTCTACCTGCGTAGTAACGTATTGGATACAGTAGACCGTTACGGAATGGGCGCCATCCGCGGGAGCGAAGGTCGCGTCGAACTGCCCGCAGACGAGGATCGCATTCTTACCCTGCGCAGCTTTCGCCAAAGCAAAAGCGAGGGCAGCTCGCTGACGATCACCTCCAATCAAAGCCGCAGCCCCACCTTGCCCTTGCCAGAGTCGTTTGGGCGTATCCAAGTTTTCGGGGCCGACACCCTGAACGTGTATCCAGAGGAACGAGTGGCACTCGCCCCCCGCTCCGAGGAGCCGATCTCCTACCGCGTCTACGAGGCGGACCTGGAAGTGACGGATCGAGAACGAAAAGGTTCCAGCCCGAGCGAAGCCTATCGCCAACGCATGCTGGAGGTACCGCTCGACAGCGACGACCGCGCCTACCTAGAGAAACTCGCCAAACGAGTGGGTGGCAGCCGATCCCCCACTCGCCAATTCGCGTATCGGTTCGCCAACTACTTCTCCCACCGCCACCCTTACTCCTATTTCGTCGACATTCCGCCAGGGCCCGGACACTCCGTCGTTCGTTGGCTGGAAAACGAGTCCCCCGGACTCTGCTCCAACTACGCTGCCGCCTTCGTCCTGCTCGCCCGCAGCCGCGGCATTCCTGCTCGCGTTGTCGGAGGCTTCGCGTCGGACGAGTTCGACAGCGCCGAGAAACGCTATATCATGCGACAACGCAACGCGCACGCATGGGTCGAGTTCCTCGACGAATCCGATAAGTGGATACGCTTCGACCCCACCCCTGGCATAAGCGAGACGGAAATTCGCCGCGCGGAACAATACGTCACCGCAGGCAACCCTCTCAGCCTCATGCGCCTGCTCGCCAAAGAGGAGCAAGCAAGCTCGGACAAGGAAGACACCGACGATCGAAGCTCCTCCCCCGATTCCGAACCGGCTCAGGAGACCGAACCTCCCCTCGAGCTCGCAAAAACCGAAAGCGCTGAGCCAGTCCCAACCACGCCTGCGGAGAGTACCCCTCCCCAAGCGAAAGCCACCTCCACGCCCGAATCGGGGCCTGGCCCCGAAAATGCGGCCGTCACGCAGACGGCCAGCCCCACTCCCAAGCCTTCCCAAGCGTCCCCCTCGAAGCCCGAGACGAAACCATCCACCCCTCCATCGCCGCCCGCCCAACAGCCTACAACTAACAGCGAGAACCCAAATTCCACTTCTCGAACAGCAAACGAGGACGCCAACCCGCCTTGGCTTCTCCTACTGGCCGTGTTGGCCCTCGTCATTCCAACCATCGCCTATCTCATGCGCTTCAAAAAACCAGCCCCCGCGAGCCCCGAACTTCAGCTTCGCCAACAGGCCGGCCGCCTGTTGGCCCAGCTCGACTCCCTCCTCCAGCAGCACGAGCTCACCGACGACCCGATCTGGATCGAGACCCGCCAAAACCTCTCCGAGCAGCGTTACGGTCGCGACACCAACCCCATCCTCGTCGAGGACCTCGCCGTCAAAGTAGCCCTCCTCTCCAAGCGGAAGCCAAACTAG
- a CDS encoding mechanosensitive ion channel family protein has product MPDAADLVESFPSYFPLLVTLSVVAAVLLVARWYFARREAKFGTHNNFSRPIVMLALLAFSLVAVIIALPLENATKDQLLGLFGLVLTGIIGLSSTTFVANAMGGFMIRSIASFHSGDFVRVGDTFGRVSARGLFHTEIQTEDRDLTTLPNLYLVTNPVTVVRNSGTIISASVSLGYDVHQGTVEPLLLEAARKSDLKDPFVRVMELGDFSVVYRVAGLLTEVKQLVSRRSQLHVNVLNTLHNAGIEILSPSAMMQRPLKDGQQIMPRSSPLPVEVTVKDDVPEERIFDKAEEAETVERLGFQRDEYVKEKGELEKKLGSLVDEERATAEKRIQFLETEILRLDAHREALAGKAEEKAE; this is encoded by the coding sequence ATGCCGGACGCTGCTGACCTTGTTGAATCCTTTCCCAGCTATTTTCCTTTGCTCGTCACCTTGAGCGTGGTGGCGGCGGTCTTATTGGTCGCGCGGTGGTACTTTGCGCGGCGGGAAGCGAAGTTTGGTACGCACAACAACTTCTCGCGGCCGATCGTCATGCTCGCCCTATTGGCCTTTTCCCTGGTGGCGGTCATCATCGCCCTGCCGCTGGAGAACGCCACCAAGGACCAGCTGCTTGGTTTGTTCGGTTTGGTGCTCACCGGCATTATCGGCCTGTCTTCGACGACCTTTGTAGCGAACGCGATGGGCGGTTTCATGATCCGCTCGATTGCTTCGTTTCACTCGGGCGACTTTGTTAGGGTGGGAGATACTTTTGGTCGCGTTTCGGCTCGCGGGCTATTCCACACGGAGATCCAAACGGAGGACCGAGACCTGACGACTTTGCCGAATTTGTACCTTGTCACCAATCCGGTTACGGTGGTCCGCAATTCCGGTACCATCATTTCTGCCAGCGTGTCGCTAGGATACGACGTACACCAGGGAACGGTGGAGCCCTTGCTTTTGGAGGCCGCCCGCAAGTCCGATTTGAAAGACCCCTTCGTGCGGGTGATGGAATTGGGGGACTTTTCGGTGGTGTACCGAGTGGCGGGATTGTTGACTGAAGTTAAGCAGCTGGTGAGTCGTCGTTCCCAGTTGCACGTCAACGTATTGAACACCTTGCACAATGCGGGGATCGAAATCCTATCGCCCAGCGCCATGATGCAGCGTCCACTGAAAGACGGTCAACAGATCATGCCGCGTTCCAGCCCCTTGCCGGTGGAGGTTACTGTGAAAGACGACGTGCCCGAAGAGCGGATTTTCGACAAGGCGGAGGAAGCGGAAACGGTGGAGCGCCTCGGGTTTCAGCGTGACGAGTACGTGAAGGAGAAGGGGGAACTGGAAAAGAAGCTGGGATCGCTCGTCGATGAGGAAAGAGCGACAGCGGAAAAACGTATACAGTTTCTGGAGACGGAAATCCTGCGCTTGGATGCCCATCGAGAAGCGCTCGCGGGAAAAGCTGAAGAGAAGGCTGAGTAA
- a CDS encoding lipocalin family protein, with protein sequence MKWILVIALVAFAGWLLVACSKDENASPNQTLAEYVDLDRFMGTWYVHGYTPTPLDKNAYNATETYELEEDGKIQTTYRFQKGGFDGKWKTMTPRGWVHDTQTNAEWRMRFFGLFTSPYYILYVSPDYKETVIGHPDKDLAWIMTRSANLGDRDYERLLLELAKRDYEMAKVVRVPHSAD encoded by the coding sequence ATGAAATGGATACTCGTTATTGCGTTGGTGGCGTTTGCCGGTTGGTTGTTGGTCGCGTGCTCTAAAGATGAGAATGCAAGCCCCAACCAGACCTTGGCGGAGTACGTGGACCTCGATCGATTTATGGGAACTTGGTACGTGCATGGATACACGCCGACTCCGTTGGACAAGAATGCCTACAACGCCACCGAAACTTACGAGCTTGAAGAGGACGGAAAAATCCAGACGACCTACCGGTTTCAGAAGGGAGGCTTCGACGGGAAGTGGAAGACGATGACGCCGCGTGGCTGGGTGCACGATACCCAAACGAACGCCGAGTGGCGGATGCGTTTCTTCGGCTTGTTTACCTCTCCTTACTACATTCTGTATGTGTCTCCGGACTACAAGGAAACGGTCATTGGCCATCCCGATAAGGATCTCGCTTGGATCATGACCCGGTCTGCTAATTTAGGGGATCGCGACTATGAGCGCTTGCTCTTGGAATTGGCGAAACGCGACTACGAGATGGCGAAGGTGGTAAGGGTTCCGCATAGCGCGGATTGA
- a CDS encoding SDR family NAD(P)-dependent oxidoreductase encodes MKSKGTYVVVGGNGAIGGALVERLARAGHSVVAAVRDEEEARKNPKLESARLFEMDATDWEAYPNLYDDAEEAFGQIDGLAVCVGSILLKPAHLTSKAEFESVMEINLSTCFAAIRSLAKRLMKTGGSIALCSSAAARHGFPNHDAIAAAKAGVIGLTLSAAATYASYGIRVNCVAPGLVSSKMSDPIVGNEMALKASQAMHAMGRIGEPEEVASALQWLLNGEQSWVTGQTIGIDGGLGSLFSKKR; translated from the coding sequence ATGAAAAGCAAGGGAACGTATGTGGTAGTCGGTGGTAACGGAGCGATCGGTGGCGCGCTAGTGGAGCGATTGGCTCGAGCGGGGCACTCCGTGGTGGCGGCCGTGCGCGATGAGGAGGAGGCGCGGAAGAACCCGAAGCTTGAGTCGGCCCGCTTGTTTGAGATGGATGCGACTGACTGGGAAGCGTATCCGAATTTGTACGACGACGCGGAGGAGGCGTTCGGGCAAATCGATGGTCTAGCTGTTTGCGTGGGATCGATTCTGCTGAAACCGGCTCACCTGACGAGCAAGGCGGAATTCGAGTCTGTGATGGAAATAAATCTATCCACCTGTTTCGCGGCGATTCGTTCGCTCGCCAAGCGATTGATGAAAACAGGTGGCTCGATTGCCCTTTGCTCGTCCGCGGCGGCACGACACGGTTTTCCGAATCATGATGCGATTGCGGCTGCCAAGGCGGGAGTGATTGGTTTGACCCTTTCGGCGGCGGCGACTTACGCGAGCTACGGGATTCGCGTAAACTGCGTGGCGCCAGGCTTGGTGTCGTCCAAGATGTCGGATCCGATCGTGGGCAACGAGATGGCTTTGAAGGCCTCGCAAGCGATGCATGCGATGGGGCGGATCGGCGAGCCGGAAGAGGTGGCTAGCGCCTTGCAGTGGTTGTTGAATGGCGAGCAAAGCTGGGTAACGGGACAGACAATTGGCATCGATGGCGGGCTTGGTTCGTTGTTCAGCAAGAAGCGTTAG
- a CDS encoding MFS transporter encodes MSSSAGKSSRGQSQWLKSGYGSAEVGLVSMEVMLQVYLLELYVSAGLSPALAGTALALAVVWDAVSDPLMGLISDRTTAATARGKRLWYVLLGAPFMSVSFLYLFSPDAQASESLLFWQLLGWYLILNTAITMVVVPYLALINDLAKDARERAGFFGWRLVFSGGGLILGLAIPAVLAIAAGESLESGDREALLENRSESSLWIAVAALFFVVVAMATVWTASGSARADTFGGASRLMDAFKSAFRSRGFRFVVAAFMFIAMGRAVNGSLALIFYKGTLGFTDQQVALALMGLSVTVMAATPAWVHFGGRFGKLRLSLYGALGLTVLTAVAYPLMPPQSVGPVLLVVVIGGLVASSVVLLEALFSDVVQEDGDDSQLSLGGAYYGLWRTATKMARAGGLAVSGAFLWSIGFEEGGGEQSDGVYRAVAWAFGPGVAVFFAGGTWVLWSMRQRGILTKGDKE; translated from the coding sequence ATGAGTTCTTCCGCAGGCAAATCCTCTCGCGGCCAAAGCCAGTGGTTGAAGTCTGGATACGGATCGGCAGAGGTCGGGTTGGTGTCGATGGAGGTTATGTTGCAGGTCTACCTCCTGGAACTGTACGTCTCCGCCGGCTTGAGTCCGGCTCTAGCAGGCACAGCGTTGGCTTTAGCCGTGGTTTGGGATGCGGTTAGCGATCCGCTGATGGGATTGATTTCGGACCGGACGACTGCGGCAACCGCGCGGGGGAAACGACTTTGGTACGTGTTGCTGGGAGCTCCGTTCATGTCAGTCTCTTTCCTCTATCTTTTCTCGCCAGACGCTCAGGCGAGCGAATCGCTTCTATTCTGGCAGCTTCTTGGGTGGTATTTGATTTTGAATACGGCGATCACGATGGTGGTGGTTCCTTACCTGGCCCTGATAAACGATTTGGCGAAAGACGCCCGCGAGCGGGCGGGGTTTTTCGGGTGGAGGTTGGTTTTTAGCGGAGGAGGCCTTATATTGGGTCTCGCCATTCCTGCTGTCTTGGCCATCGCCGCGGGCGAGTCCCTGGAGAGTGGCGACCGCGAAGCGTTGCTGGAAAACCGTAGCGAGTCGTCGCTTTGGATTGCGGTCGCAGCTCTGTTTTTCGTCGTCGTGGCCATGGCCACGGTTTGGACGGCTTCCGGTAGTGCCCGAGCGGATACGTTTGGTGGGGCTTCCCGTTTGATGGACGCTTTTAAGTCGGCCTTCCGTTCCCGTGGGTTTCGATTCGTGGTAGCGGCCTTTATGTTTATTGCCATGGGCAGAGCGGTGAATGGCAGCTTGGCGCTTATCTTCTACAAGGGGACGCTGGGGTTCACCGACCAGCAGGTCGCCCTAGCTCTGATGGGCCTGTCGGTAACGGTCATGGCTGCCACGCCGGCGTGGGTGCACTTCGGCGGGCGTTTCGGAAAATTGCGCTTGTCGCTGTACGGGGCCTTGGGGTTGACGGTATTGACGGCGGTGGCTTACCCGCTAATGCCGCCGCAAAGCGTGGGGCCGGTGCTGCTGGTAGTCGTGATCGGAGGATTGGTGGCGTCCAGCGTGGTCTTGTTGGAAGCCCTCTTTTCTGACGTGGTGCAGGAGGATGGAGACGACTCCCAGCTTTCGCTCGGCGGAGCTTATTACGGACTTTGGCGAACTGCCACCAAGATGGCCCGGGCGGGTGGGCTGGCGGTTTCCGGGGCGTTCCTGTGGAGCATTGGATTCGAGGAAGGCGGCGGCGAGCAGTCCGACGGGGTCTACCGGGCGGTCGCCTGGGCCTTCGGTCCGGGAGTGGCCGTGTTTTTCGCAGGAGGGACCTGGGTGCTCTGGAGCATGCGGCAGAGAGGAATTTTGACGAAAGGAGACAAGGAATGA
- a CDS encoding DUF4174 domain-containing protein, whose protein sequence is MRTSNNCENLVGRRARSRLMRLGVSLFGLLFYWQSSGGDAPIASLESLQWKNRVVAYVVSSESEAAAMRTAVERWSVELADRDMLLVNLGEVEVLTEFSRSIGREERERWRQIWDLDLSSEQFVLVGKDGGAKAFQRGKLDLPALFDRIDAMPMRAAELRARRREARPE, encoded by the coding sequence ATGAGAACGAGCAATAACTGCGAAAATTTGGTGGGGAGGCGAGCGCGAAGCCGGTTGATGCGCCTCGGCGTGTCCCTCTTCGGCTTGTTGTTCTACTGGCAGTCCTCTGGCGGCGACGCCCCGATAGCTTCCTTGGAAAGCCTGCAGTGGAAAAATCGGGTGGTGGCGTATGTGGTTTCGTCGGAGTCGGAAGCCGCCGCGATGAGGACGGCGGTGGAGCGATGGTCGGTGGAACTGGCGGACCGCGACATGTTGCTGGTCAACTTGGGCGAAGTCGAGGTGCTCACTGAATTCTCTCGATCCATCGGGCGGGAGGAGCGCGAGCGATGGCGCCAGATCTGGGACTTAGATCTCTCGAGCGAGCAATTCGTTTTGGTTGGGAAGGATGGAGGAGCCAAGGCCTTTCAGCGAGGGAAATTAGATTTGCCAGCGTTATTCGACCGAATTGACGCGATGCCGATGCGGGCCGCTGAACTGAGGGCGCGCCGGAGGGAGGCGCGACCCGAATGA
- a CDS encoding ABC transporter ATP-binding protein: MSESPPLRCEKLQKAFGKRTLFSEIDLELRPRERLALLGASGSGKSTLLHCLSGVMPADSGRVWLAGERIDKLDSNALAQIRRRKIGTVFQFFHLLPTLTARENIELPLQLLGQASPQRNERVSALLERMGISHRADAFPAALSGGEMQRVAIARAIAHRPPVLFADEPTGNLDSRSGESVLQLLKELTDEEGAALLMVTHSDEAASICQRQLHLADGVLRETAHPDASR; the protein is encoded by the coding sequence ATGAGCGAATCACCTCCCCTCCGCTGCGAAAAGCTTCAAAAGGCCTTCGGCAAACGTACCTTGTTCTCCGAGATCGACCTGGAGCTTCGCCCGCGTGAACGTCTCGCTCTCCTCGGAGCCTCCGGCTCAGGCAAGTCAACGCTCCTGCACTGCCTGAGCGGCGTCATGCCGGCCGACTCCGGACGCGTCTGGCTCGCCGGCGAGCGCATTGACAAACTGGACAGCAACGCCCTTGCTCAAATCCGGCGTCGCAAAATCGGTACCGTCTTCCAGTTCTTTCACCTGCTTCCCACCCTTACCGCTCGGGAAAACATCGAACTGCCCCTTCAACTCTTAGGCCAAGCCAGCCCGCAACGGAACGAGCGGGTTTCAGCGCTGCTCGAGCGCATGGGAATCAGCCACCGGGCCGACGCCTTCCCCGCCGCCCTTTCGGGCGGGGAGATGCAACGCGTCGCCATCGCCCGGGCCATCGCCCATCGGCCTCCCGTCCTCTTCGCCGACGAGCCGACAGGAAATCTCGATAGCCGCTCCGGCGAATCTGTGCTCCAGCTCCTCAAAGAGCTCACCGACGAGGAAGGCGCCGCGCTCCTGATGGTTACCCATAGCGACGAAGCCGCGAGCATCTGCCAACGCCAACTCCACCTTGCCGACGGCGTTCTCCGCGAAACCGCTCACCCTGACGCCTCTCGATGA